A single genomic interval of Lewinellaceae bacterium harbors:
- a CDS encoding deoxynucleoside kinase — translation MTLDRKIQHVAIAGNIGAGKTTLSAQLASHFGWEVMYEDTAINPYLWDFYHDMKRWSFNLQIYFLNNRYKQVIDIRKGSKTIVQDRTIYEDAHIFAPNLHEMGLMEKRDFENYFELFQTMSSQIQPPDLLIYLRASISTLVAHIESRGRDYEGNMSLDYLKRLNEKYEDWIQNYTHGDLLIVPIDDLDFIKNSEDLGTVVQSVQSKLYGLF, via the coding sequence ATGACGCTGGATAGAAAGATACAACATGTCGCTATAGCAGGAAATATAGGTGCAGGTAAGACCACATTGTCTGCTCAGCTGGCATCCCATTTCGGCTGGGAGGTCATGTATGAAGATACGGCCATCAATCCTTACTTGTGGGATTTTTACCACGATATGAAGCGTTGGTCATTTAATCTGCAGATCTATTTCCTTAACAACCGCTACAAACAGGTCATCGATATCCGCAAAGGCAGCAAGACGATCGTACAGGACCGGACGATTTATGAGGATGCGCACATATTCGCACCCAATTTGCATGAGATGGGACTGATGGAAAAGCGTGACTTTGAGAATTATTTCGAGTTGTTTCAGACGATGTCTTCCCAGATTCAACCACCCGACTTATTGATCTATTTGCGGGCAAGCATATCTACCCTGGTTGCTCATATAGAATCACGTGGCCGTGATTATGAGGGGAATATGAGCCTTGACTACCTCAAGCGGCTGAATGAAAAATACGAAGACTGGATCCAGAACTATACGCATGGAGATCTGCTGATCGTGCCGATCGATGATCTTGATTTCATCAAAAACTCGGAAGATCTGGGTACAGTGGTCCAGTCCGTACAGTCCAAATTATACGGGTTGTTTTGA
- a CDS encoding RNA methyltransferase, with protein sequence MTARISQSQIQFIRSLHHTKYRQKLQKFIIEGDKICSERLQYRDVEIEGIYALKSWLDLHHDSLEGIQCTEVSPDQLLKISTLKTPNQVLGVCRKPMESRDFNHFKNNLCFYLDAIQDPGNMGTILRTLDWFGFRTLYLSPGCVDVYNPKVVQGSMGSLFNVHIIERPLQELTGNADEITTPVMGTGLEGENVFQFTFPGNGLLVIGNEGKGISPGIQPYIRQSLTIPATKKATAESLNAAVACGILAALAAAQR encoded by the coding sequence ATGACGGCCAGAATATCGCAAAGTCAAATTCAATTCATTCGATCGCTCCACCATACAAAGTACCGCCAAAAATTACAGAAATTTATCATAGAAGGAGACAAAATTTGCTCCGAACGCCTTCAATACCGGGATGTTGAGATTGAAGGCATCTATGCGTTGAAAAGTTGGCTGGACCTGCACCATGACAGCTTGGAAGGTATTCAATGCACTGAAGTCTCTCCCGATCAGTTGTTAAAAATCTCTACGCTCAAAACGCCCAATCAAGTTCTTGGTGTATGCAGGAAACCCATGGAATCCCGGGATTTCAACCATTTTAAGAATAATTTATGCTTTTATCTGGACGCCATCCAGGATCCTGGCAATATGGGCACCATCCTAAGGACGCTGGACTGGTTTGGATTCCGTACGCTGTACCTGTCTCCGGGCTGCGTGGATGTATACAACCCCAAAGTGGTCCAGGGCAGTATGGGTAGCCTTTTTAATGTTCACATCATTGAGCGACCATTGCAGGAACTGACCGGAAATGCCGATGAGATCACCACACCTGTGATGGGAACCGGATTGGAAGGAGAAAATGTCTTTCAATTTACTTTTCCGGGAAATGGACTATTGGTGATTGGCAACGAAGGCAAAGGAATAAGTCCGGGAATTCAACCTTACATCCGTCAATCCCTGACGATTCCGGCTACAAAAAAAGCGACGGCTGAATCGTTGAATGCAGCCGTCGCTTGTGGAATACTGGCGGCGTTAGCAGCCGCCCAGCGTTAA
- a CDS encoding YggS family pyridoxal phosphate-dependent enzyme: MLSELIKELEPYHAQLVAVSKTKPVEAIRVLYDEGQRIFGENRVQEIMEKVDHLPGDIQWHMIGHLQTNKIKYIAPFIALIQSVDRPKLLRAIHAEGEKINRKIPVLLQLHVAQEETKFGFTEEELTGFLAQEPPEQFPFVTIRGLMAMASFTEDREQIHREFALVKSIYNRIKAKYFANKPEFRECSIGMSGDYKIALEEGATMVRIGSLLFGPRPCQLNP; encoded by the coding sequence ATGTTATCTGAACTGATAAAAGAGCTGGAGCCGTACCACGCACAACTGGTTGCCGTGTCGAAAACCAAGCCGGTAGAAGCCATCAGAGTGCTTTACGATGAGGGGCAGCGCATTTTCGGCGAAAACCGCGTCCAGGAGATCATGGAAAAAGTCGATCACCTGCCCGGCGACATCCAGTGGCATATGATTGGTCATTTACAGACAAATAAAATAAAATACATCGCCCCCTTCATTGCTCTTATACAGTCCGTGGACCGCCCTAAATTGCTTCGTGCAATCCATGCTGAAGGAGAAAAAATAAACCGGAAAATCCCAGTACTCCTGCAATTGCATGTGGCACAGGAAGAAACGAAGTTTGGGTTCACAGAGGAGGAATTGACAGGATTCCTTGCTCAGGAACCACCGGAGCAATTTCCATTTGTGACCATCAGGGGATTGATGGCCATGGCGAGTTTTACCGAGGACCGGGAGCAGATACACCGGGAATTTGCCCTGGTTAAAAGCATCTATAACCGTATCAAAGCAAAATATTTCGCGAATAAGCCCGAATTTCGAGAATGCTCCATAGGAATGTCCGGTGACTACAAGATTGCCCTTGAAGAAGGTGCAACCATGGTCCGGATTGGATCCCTGTTATTCGGGCCCCGTCCCTGCCAGCTTAATCCTTGA
- a CDS encoding TlpA family protein disulfide reductase — protein MSTTYPTLDYTQELKQTIAIMQQTARQQQAAQKIQKGEVAPEISLPNPDGKTMKLSDLKGKVVLLDFWASWCGPCRRENPNVVQVYNKYKSQGFEVFSVSLDRPNQKANWVSAIEKDQLTWPYHVSDLQFWNSQPARDYGVNSIPRPFLLDREGRIVAMGDEIRGTKLETAVKSVLTKGTL, from the coding sequence ATGTCAACCACCTACCCCACCCTCGATTACACACAAGAGCTTAAACAGACGATAGCCATCATGCAGCAGACTGCTCGTCAGCAGCAAGCTGCGCAGAAGATCCAGAAAGGTGAAGTGGCTCCGGAAATATCCCTTCCCAATCCGGATGGCAAAACGATGAAGCTGTCCGATTTGAAAGGCAAAGTGGTCTTGTTGGACTTTTGGGCCAGCTGGTGTGGTCCATGCCGCAGGGAAAACCCCAATGTGGTGCAGGTTTACAACAAATACAAAAGCCAGGGATTTGAGGTGTTCAGTGTGTCCCTGGACCGACCCAACCAGAAAGCCAACTGGGTGAGCGCTATTGAAAAAGATCAATTGACCTGGCCCTACCATGTGAGTGATCTTCAGTTCTGGAACAGCCAGCCAGCCCGTGATTACGGAGTGAACAGCATACCGCGACCTTTCCTGCTGGATCGCGAAGGCCGCATTGTTGCCATGGGTGATGAGATCCGTGGAACGAAACTGGAAACGGCAGTGAAAAGTGTACTGACAAAAGGTACTCTCTGA
- the nth gene encoding endonuclease III: MHHRTYEFIRPDHDPFWQGTATGPFHLCRRNRCHAIPSYAQPSGLNVKKKEKAKAIAAILQGLFPDPPIPLNHDDAYTLLIAVLLSAQCTDERVNQITPILYAEARTPEAMVALGEDRIREIIRPCGLAPAKSKNIFNLSRILIEKYSGQVPQEMHLLEELPGVGHKTASVVMAQAFGEPAFPVDTHIHRLAYRWGLSTGKNVVQTEKDLKALFPREQWNDLHLQIIYFGRKYCPARGHHPEQCPVCSGFGRKSLFKESKKPLKRNV; this comes from the coding sequence ATGCATCATCGGACATATGAGTTTATCCGGCCAGACCATGATCCCTTTTGGCAAGGCACAGCAACCGGACCTTTCCACTTATGCCGACGGAATAGATGTCATGCGATTCCTTCTTACGCTCAACCATCAGGCTTAAACGTGAAGAAAAAAGAAAAAGCGAAGGCCATTGCTGCCATTTTACAGGGCCTTTTCCCGGATCCTCCCATACCTCTGAATCATGACGATGCCTACACGTTACTGATTGCAGTTTTATTAAGCGCGCAATGTACGGATGAAAGGGTAAATCAGATTACACCTATCCTGTATGCGGAGGCCAGGACCCCGGAGGCCATGGTTGCGCTGGGAGAAGACCGGATTCGTGAGATTATCCGGCCTTGTGGCCTGGCACCTGCTAAATCCAAAAATATTTTCAATCTCAGCAGAATCCTGATTGAAAAATATTCCGGGCAGGTACCCCAAGAAATGCATCTGCTGGAGGAATTGCCGGGAGTAGGTCACAAGACAGCATCGGTTGTTATGGCTCAGGCATTTGGCGAGCCTGCATTTCCGGTAGATACCCACATCCACCGTCTGGCTTATCGATGGGGGTTAAGCACCGGAAAAAATGTTGTTCAAACGGAGAAAGACCTGAAAGCGCTTTTTCCGCGTGAGCAATGGAATGACTTGCATCTCCAGATCATCTACTTTGGACGCAAGTATTGTCCGGCCCGTGGACATCATCCTGAACAGTGTCCCGTATGCTCCGGCTTTGGAAGAAAAAGTCTGTTTAAAGAGTCGAAGAAGCCACTAAAACGGAACGTCTAG
- a CDS encoding RluA family pseudouridine synthase: MIDNYREDDEFQQEEEGDSIEIKADPKQTPIRIDKFLMDRVEGNSRSRIQNAIKEGLVTVNSQFIKPNYKIQPGDEVRIVLPGSEYPSEVIPENIPLDIRYEDDDVLMVFKPAGMVVHPGIGNFRGTLVNALTYHFKQMPMLPGNNLQPGLVHRIDKDTSGLLVVAKNEKALYSLAQQFFKHTIHREYLALVWGSPDPQQGTVSINIGRHPHNRTLVTTFPEGDLGRHSITHYRVLEDLYYVSLISCKLETGRTHQIRVHMQYLGHPIFSDARYGGDQIVKGTVFSKYRQFVQNALQMCPRQALHAKSIGFVHPRTGEEMFFDSELPEDMSLVIDKWRSYMQTRKEILDGDDS, translated from the coding sequence ATGATAGACAATTATAGAGAAGACGACGAATTTCAGCAAGAAGAGGAGGGGGATAGTATTGAAATAAAAGCTGATCCCAAGCAAACTCCAATCCGAATTGACAAATTTCTGATGGACCGGGTCGAGGGTAATTCCCGAAGCAGGATCCAAAATGCCATCAAAGAAGGCCTGGTCACCGTCAACAGTCAGTTCATTAAGCCAAATTACAAGATCCAGCCGGGTGATGAGGTCAGGATCGTGTTACCTGGCTCTGAATATCCGTCTGAGGTCATCCCGGAAAACATCCCACTGGATATCCGGTACGAAGATGACGATGTGCTTATGGTGTTCAAACCGGCCGGCATGGTAGTCCATCCGGGCATCGGTAATTTTCGGGGCACACTGGTCAATGCATTGACCTACCACTTCAAGCAGATGCCCATGCTGCCCGGCAATAATCTGCAGCCGGGTCTGGTTCACCGCATTGACAAGGACACGTCCGGGTTACTGGTGGTTGCAAAAAATGAAAAAGCCCTTTACAGCTTAGCCCAGCAATTTTTCAAGCACACGATCCACCGTGAATACCTGGCACTGGTCTGGGGCTCTCCGGACCCTCAGCAAGGGACGGTTTCCATCAACATTGGCCGGCATCCCCATAACCGAACATTGGTGACCACCTTTCCGGAAGGGGATTTGGGCCGGCATTCGATCACACATTACCGCGTGCTGGAAGACCTGTATTACGTGTCGCTCATATCCTGCAAGCTGGAAACGGGAAGGACACACCAGATTCGTGTACATATGCAATACCTGGGACACCCTATCTTCAGTGATGCCCGCTATGGTGGAGATCAGATCGTAAAGGGAACCGTCTTTAGCAAATACCGGCAATTCGTCCAAAATGCGCTGCAAATGTGCCCGCGCCAGGCGTTACATGCCAAAAGTATTGGCTTTGTACACCCCAGGACGGGTGAAGAGATGTTCTTTGACTCAGAATTACCGGAAGACATGAGCCTGGTTATCGATAAATGGCGATCGTATATGCAAACCCGAAAAGAAATTCTTGATGGCGACGATAGCTGA
- a CDS encoding cytochrome c oxidase subunit 3: protein MKPNIEPRNYSNLAFHPYNIFMLLLIGSISALFLGLTGAYLYTRFVQGFAPVQIPILFLVTTCILLASSLFINRAYRAYLDDQTEMYQRYLWFTLVLTLLFLGGQWLGWHTLLSHHLSLKSGQGAAYLYLLSIVHFVHVLAGLPFLIAFLVVAHRKMKEPLSVMIYFSDPEKRLKLRLIRLYWHFLDILWVFLVTILFINSLF, encoded by the coding sequence ATGAAACCGAATATTGAACCCAGGAATTACTCCAATCTGGCCTTTCATCCCTACAACATCTTTATGCTGTTGCTGATCGGAAGTATCAGTGCTCTTTTTCTGGGCTTGACAGGCGCCTACTTATACACACGGTTTGTGCAGGGATTTGCCCCGGTACAAATACCCATCCTATTTCTGGTTACCACCTGCATCCTGCTTGCAAGCAGCTTATTTATAAATCGTGCCTACCGTGCTTACCTGGACGATCAAACCGAAATGTATCAAAGGTATTTATGGTTCACCCTGGTGTTGACCCTGTTGTTTTTGGGAGGCCAGTGGTTGGGATGGCACACTTTATTATCCCATCATTTGTCATTGAAAAGTGGTCAGGGTGCGGCTTATTTGTATCTGCTCTCCATCGTTCACTTTGTGCACGTGCTGGCCGGTTTGCCTTTTCTGATTGCTTTTCTGGTAGTGGCACACCGCAAGATGAAAGAACCACTGAGTGTCATGATCTATTTTTCCGATCCTGAGAAAAGATTGAAACTAAGGCTTATCCGCCTGTACTGGCATTTCCTGGATATCCTATGGGTGTTTCTGGTTACCATCTTATTTATCAATTCATTGTTCTGA
- a CDS encoding T9SS type A sorting domain-containing protein: MHRGLTIFYFILCLVPLSGQQYSRIFFPYSSNGQMLPRAFVGGLNNPVVAEADFNLDGRNELVVLDIAGETPMVFSWNTQLGQFLYDEQYLDRIPAEVNGWIITRDYNYDGLPDLFCNSDIPGIPGIIIFKGVKEDDGLHWEKVPLNSGRYPVLNYQSGNNFTNLYVNPGDLPGIADVDQDGDLDILSYDVGGTVIYYYQNTTKEDGVGYDALPFHLTEQCWGKVEEAGLSSDMILSKDTFNCPSSVQDPVLEKRHSGSAILPFDPDGDGDMDLLVGDVGSNFISYLRNHRTRGTDFMDFLEPQFPAASGHAVDLFIFPFPMQADVDMDGNEDLLFCTGDINNGANINSLWFYKGQPDNPDMRYAFVQEDFIFDQIFDGGSEAFPTILDVNGDGLQDILVGTRGFFPKEIESDPRIFLLLQHFENGMRYFSMETSDYLSLNQYQLQTVIWHPVAGDLDQDGDMDLIIGDYYGRIAYVENQAGPGEAPQWAGPIFDYMGIDVGLGSTPTLYDANQDGLVDLIIGERSGNLNLYLNIGTPGQPAFSETPDDEFWQNVDTRNPYVFAGASSPTIFRTSDNQWRMALGSGPGNIWYYDHLDTDPIMAVDTNLAGIREGINTHVAVGDLDNDGQYEMIIGNRRGGISIFRTPWLLSTTSTGYPELHQPAIRCYPNPTREYVRLDGINELGTVQLVSMEGRVSLTSENYHPGDRLYVANLPAGIYFVRFTSRGRTSVTKMIKD, translated from the coding sequence ATGCATCGTGGCTTAACGATTTTTTATTTTATCCTTTGTTTAGTACCGCTCAGCGGCCAGCAATATAGCAGGATTTTTTTTCCTTATTCTTCCAATGGTCAAATGCTTCCCCGGGCATTTGTCGGTGGGCTGAACAACCCGGTCGTCGCTGAAGCTGACTTCAACCTGGATGGGCGCAATGAATTGGTTGTTCTGGATATTGCCGGCGAAACGCCAATGGTTTTTTCATGGAATACCCAGCTCGGTCAGTTTCTTTACGATGAGCAATACCTGGACCGGATTCCTGCTGAAGTGAATGGCTGGATCATCACGCGGGATTACAACTACGACGGGCTGCCAGACCTGTTTTGCAATTCGGACATACCGGGTATACCGGGTATCATTATTTTCAAAGGTGTAAAAGAAGACGATGGGTTGCACTGGGAAAAAGTGCCGCTGAATTCCGGCAGATATCCGGTCCTGAACTACCAGTCCGGGAATAATTTCACCAATTTATACGTCAATCCGGGCGATTTACCGGGTATTGCGGACGTGGACCAGGATGGAGACCTGGATATCCTCAGTTATGATGTGGGTGGTACCGTGATCTACTACTACCAGAATACGACGAAAGAAGATGGGGTAGGATACGATGCTTTACCCTTCCATCTGACAGAACAGTGTTGGGGTAAAGTGGAAGAAGCCGGATTGTCTTCAGACATGATCCTGAGTAAAGATACTTTCAACTGCCCTTCAAGCGTGCAGGATCCGGTCCTGGAAAAAAGGCACTCCGGATCTGCCATCCTGCCCTTTGATCCGGATGGCGACGGGGATATGGATCTGCTCGTTGGGGATGTCGGCTCAAATTTTATTTCCTATCTGCGAAATCATCGCACCCGGGGCACCGATTTCATGGACTTTCTCGAACCTCAGTTCCCGGCGGCTTCCGGTCATGCCGTGGATCTTTTCATATTCCCTTTCCCGATGCAGGCCGATGTTGATATGGATGGAAATGAAGACCTCCTATTTTGTACCGGCGACATCAATAATGGAGCCAACATCAATTCGCTGTGGTTCTACAAGGGTCAGCCCGACAATCCGGATATGCGCTATGCTTTTGTGCAGGAAGATTTCATTTTTGACCAGATTTTTGATGGCGGTAGTGAAGCATTCCCGACCATTCTGGATGTCAATGGAGATGGCCTGCAGGACATTCTGGTGGGAACACGAGGATTTTTCCCGAAAGAAATCGAGTCTGATCCCAGAATTTTCCTCTTGCTCCAGCATTTTGAAAACGGGATGCGCTATTTCTCCATGGAGACCTCCGATTATCTGAGTTTGAATCAATACCAGCTTCAGACGGTTATCTGGCACCCGGTGGCAGGGGACCTGGACCAGGATGGAGATATGGATCTGATTATCGGCGATTATTATGGTCGCATTGCCTATGTCGAAAACCAGGCAGGTCCCGGAGAAGCTCCGCAGTGGGCAGGACCTATCTTTGATTATATGGGCATTGATGTAGGACTGGGTAGTACGCCGACATTATACGATGCCAACCAGGATGGATTGGTTGACCTGATCATCGGCGAGCGTAGTGGAAACCTAAATCTTTATCTGAATATCGGCACCCCCGGGCAGCCAGCCTTTTCGGAAACTCCGGATGATGAATTCTGGCAAAATGTGGATACGCGAAATCCATACGTATTTGCCGGTGCCTCTTCTCCCACCATTTTTCGGACCAGCGACAACCAATGGCGTATGGCATTAGGTTCAGGACCCGGTAATATCTGGTATTACGATCATCTGGATACAGACCCCATTATGGCAGTGGATACAAATTTGGCCGGCATCCGGGAAGGTATCAATACGCACGTTGCCGTTGGAGATCTGGATAATGACGGACAATATGAAATGATCATTGGCAATAGGAGAGGAGGGATCTCAATTTTCAGAACCCCATGGCTACTTTCCACCACCAGTACAGGATATCCGGAATTACACCAGCCTGCTATTCGCTGCTATCCCAATCCGACCCGGGAATACGTGCGTTTGGATGGGATAAATGAATTGGGAACGGTGCAGTTGGTTTCCATGGAAGGCAGAGTAAGTCTCACCTCGGAGAACTACCACCCGGGAGACCGGCTTTATGTGGCAAACCTTCCCGCAGGAATTTATTTTGTACGGTTTACTTCCCGGGGCAGGACGTCAGTAACCAAAATGATCAAGGATTAA
- a CDS encoding BamA/TamA family outer membrane protein yields MRYSGRHSILYLAFLVFGAILLSRCNTIKYLHDDEVLLTENKIKIVDSLSKVKKPKKLEATLYPLLTQKPNTKSFGIFRTNLWYYYNTRSPEDTTVMDKFIKKRFAEAPVLVSAEEAEKNQGFLQTFLIKKGYRSAEVSYTVKTHKKKGTVIYQVDPGPLLEIDSLTIRATDSRIDSVMHANFKSSYLLPGNPLDESLYNLEKYRITRLLQNDGYYTFTPDYIELQGDTSHGKLQLRLNLLDPDDGKHLRYKIAQIRVFDNFYDQDQWKGLTQDTFQKIDMLHAVDKPFYLRPTVLSSLIYTRPDNYYSKEQEARTINKLNSLETVRLVRLRTEVNNDELTLNYFVPRQEKYSIDYNLELAYSVLYNQSVGRSLFSVSGNSHFVNRNLFKGGETWSTSLQVGTDLNLRQIERYGLVNAFSTQFQNEIKIPKFIDLFGFMHLGNRIRLGKDGLIKDEFLKNLQEEADTRLNLSYEYLSLLNFYNYHSFNSSFGFQLNRSQREVYQFDPIGISLWLPETKIAFDTILMQNPYLERSFGQRLFTGFIFRNVVLDYSSINSINNKQWRIIANFESSGHEIALANWLINGLKEPFNLTPRIEFSKFVRAEVDFRRYFPVGGNSTLAFRLSSGVAAPFAGSTNVPYIKQFFLGGPLSIRAWRVRELGPGSYIDTTLSSIARDRVFFYQAGDFKIEFNAEYRFPLFWRFAGALFFDGGNIWSLRPKSVDDRPGARLTKNFVKEMAIGSGFGLRTDFSFFILRLDLGVKLRNPYQDESGRYFPYTRFWDALRPRNINPNIALDVPF; encoded by the coding sequence TTGCGATATTCTGGCCGTCATAGTATCCTGTATCTTGCCTTTCTGGTATTCGGTGCGATTTTGCTTTCTCGTTGCAATACTATCAAATACCTCCATGACGATGAAGTACTGCTTACCGAAAATAAAATAAAGATCGTAGACTCCCTGAGTAAAGTCAAAAAGCCCAAGAAGCTGGAGGCCACACTTTATCCCTTGCTCACCCAGAAGCCGAACACCAAATCCTTTGGCATCTTCCGCACCAATTTATGGTATTACTACAACACCCGCAGCCCGGAGGACACCACGGTCATGGACAAGTTCATCAAGAAGCGATTTGCTGAAGCGCCAGTGCTGGTTTCTGCTGAAGAGGCTGAAAAAAACCAGGGGTTCCTGCAAACCTTCCTGATCAAAAAAGGATACCGGTCAGCTGAAGTCAGTTATACGGTAAAGACTCATAAAAAGAAAGGCACGGTCATCTATCAGGTAGACCCCGGCCCCCTCCTGGAAATAGATTCGCTTACCATCCGGGCCACCGATTCCAGGATTGATTCGGTGATGCATGCAAACTTTAAGTCGTCGTATCTCCTGCCGGGTAATCCTCTGGACGAATCCCTCTACAATCTGGAAAAGTACCGCATCACCCGGCTGTTACAGAATGATGGCTATTACACCTTCACACCGGATTACATCGAACTACAGGGTGATACATCTCATGGTAAACTGCAATTGCGCCTGAACTTATTGGATCCCGACGATGGCAAACATCTGCGGTATAAAATAGCCCAGATCAGGGTATTTGATAATTTTTACGATCAGGACCAGTGGAAGGGCTTGACTCAGGATACCTTTCAGAAGATTGACATGCTTCATGCAGTGGATAAGCCTTTCTATTTGAGGCCTACGGTATTATCCAGTTTGATCTACACCCGTCCGGACAATTATTACTCCAAAGAGCAGGAGGCTCGCACCATCAACAAACTCAACAGCCTGGAGACAGTGCGGCTGGTCCGGTTGCGTACAGAGGTAAATAACGATGAACTAACCCTGAACTATTTTGTCCCCCGGCAGGAGAAATATTCCATTGACTACAATCTTGAGCTGGCCTATTCGGTGTTATACAATCAGTCGGTTGGGCGATCACTGTTCAGTGTGAGCGGTAATTCACATTTTGTAAACCGGAACCTCTTTAAGGGCGGTGAGACCTGGAGTACCTCGCTCCAGGTGGGTACAGACCTCAACTTAAGGCAAATCGAACGGTATGGTTTGGTCAACGCTTTCAGCACCCAGTTTCAAAATGAGATCAAGATTCCCAAATTCATCGACCTGTTTGGATTCATGCACCTGGGTAACCGGATCCGCCTGGGTAAGGACGGACTGATCAAAGATGAATTTCTGAAAAACCTGCAGGAGGAAGCTGATACCAGGCTCAACTTATCGTACGAATACCTCTCACTGTTAAATTTCTACAACTACCATTCTTTTAACTCCTCCTTCGGATTTCAACTGAACCGGAGCCAGCGGGAAGTGTATCAATTTGATCCTATCGGGATAAGCTTGTGGCTACCGGAAACGAAAATAGCCTTCGACACAATCCTGATGCAAAACCCATATCTGGAGCGAAGTTTCGGCCAGCGACTTTTTACCGGGTTCATCTTCCGCAATGTAGTTCTGGATTACAGCAGCATCAACAGCATCAACAATAAACAGTGGCGTATCATTGCCAACTTTGAATCCAGTGGACATGAAATCGCCCTGGCAAACTGGTTGATCAATGGGTTAAAAGAACCCTTCAATCTTACTCCGCGCATCGAGTTTTCCAAGTTTGTCCGGGCGGAGGTGGATTTTCGACGATATTTTCCGGTTGGAGGTAACAGCACCCTCGCCTTCCGGCTTAGCAGTGGTGTTGCTGCCCCGTTTGCCGGCTCGACCAACGTACCGTATATCAAGCAATTTTTTCTTGGCGGACCATTAAGCATCCGGGCCTGGAGGGTGCGGGAGCTGGGTCCGGGCTCCTACATCGACACCACGCTGAGCAGCATTGCCCGGGACCGAGTCTTCTTCTACCAGGCCGGTGATTTTAAGATCGAGTTCAATGCCGAATACCGCTTTCCTCTATTCTGGCGGTTTGCAGGTGCTTTATTTTTCGACGGTGGAAATATCTGGTCTTTACGGCCTAAGTCAGTGGATGACCGTCCGGGAGCGCGGCTTACCAAAAACTTCGTGAAGGAAATGGCCATCGGTAGCGGATTTGGCCTCAGGACGGATTTTTCGTTTTTTATCCTCCGTCTTGACCTGGGTGTCAAACTACGCAATCCCTATCAGGATGAAAGTGGTCGATATTTCCCCTATACCCGTTTTTGGGATGCACTCCGACCCAGGAATATCAATCCCAATATCGCCCTAGACGTTCCGTTTTAG